One Danio aesculapii chromosome 11, fDanAes4.1, whole genome shotgun sequence genomic region harbors:
- the sh2d5 gene encoding SH2 domain-containing protein 5 isoform X1 yields the protein MFKRQTPGPGSVWDMGETAGREHGTVTRSAEYIGSFPVDDSCLDDQIQQLHTQLKSLKNCKSKRTVSLRFSVKGVKVYDEDETTLLMAHAMCRVSLSTARPSDAQFAFASHNPGNSDAQLYCHLFRARHARAAQFLNLLLCRCFQLYFLEKHPEEAQEECSGKKPSRAPSLLNQGFPLSVSALVSFRRAPTQGLLPGAKLFSQQSTEQVSSPEEGPTSSPTIVRKMAIRTKELRSGAYRSFTFTPLKQRHLQDKLSAPQEKEQATAKACMSRAPSLAETEEALAQAVWCWAGVSSDCSSSLLADDVLGAFLLCPHPKKPNRGSLIVRFSSGLVTYAIKNSKGKFRLEKCHADFESLAALMEHYTEFGDELECSLSCARVNHCYDWEEMVNKSSRSLQDNKKGTFKSRSWV from the exons ATGTTT AAAAGGCAAACACCAGGACCAGGTTCAGTTTGGGACATGGGTGAGACAGCTGGAAGAGAGCATGGGACTGTTACAAGATCAGCTGAG TACATTGGCTCGTTTCCTGTGGATGACAGTTGTTTGGATGATCAGATTCAACAGCTGCACActcagctgaaatctctcaag AACTGCAAGAGCAAGCGAACCGTGTCTTTGAGATTTTCTGTCAAAGGAGTCAAAGTTTATGATGAAGATGAGACG ACTCTGCTCATGGCTCATGCGATGTGTCGAGTCTCGCTGTCCACCGCCCGTCCATCTGATGCCCAGTTTGCCTTTGCCTCCCATAATCCTGGAAATTCTGATGCCCAGCTCTATTGCCACCTCTTCAGAGCCAGACATGCCCGTGCT GCCCAGTTCCTAAACCTGCTGCTCTGCCGCTGTTTTCAACTGTATTTTCTGgagaagcacccagaggaagctcAGGAGGAGTGTTCAGGGAAAAAGCCAAGTCGAGCTCCATCGTTGCTGAACCAAGGGTTTCCCCTCAGTGTGAGCGCCTTGGTTTCTTTCCGCAGGGCCCCAACTCAAGGCCTGCTGCCAGGGGCTAAG TTGTTTTCACAGCAGAGCACCGAGCAAGTGAGCAGTCCTGAAGAGGGCCCTACTTCCTCTCCAACTATAGTTCGTAAAATGGCGATCCGGACCAAAGAGCTGCGCTCTGGAGCTTATCGCTCTTTTACATTTACCCCCCTCAAACAGCGCCATCTGCAGGACAAACTGAGTGCACCACAAG AAAAGGAACAAGCCACTGCAAAGGCATGCATGTCTCGAGCTCCCAGTTTGGCCGAAACAGAAGAAGCACTGGCTCAAGCTGTGTGGTGTTGGGCTGGCGTGTCTAG CGACTGTAGCTCCTCACTGCTGGCAGATGATGTTTTGGGTGCTTTCCTCCTCTGTCCTCATCCCAAAAAGCCCAACCGTGGGTCTCTCATCGTTCGTTTTTCCTCAGGACTTGTAACTTATGCTATTAAGAATTCCAAAGGGAAGTTCCGGCTTGAG AAGTGCCACGCTGACTTTGAAAGCCTTGCCGCTTTGATGGAGCACTACACAGAGTTCGGTGATGAGCTGGAATGTTCTCTGAGCTGCGCACGCGTCAACCACTGTTACGACTGGGAGGAGATGGTGAATAAGAGTTCACGTTCACTGCAGGACAACAAGAAAGGCACTTTTAAAAGCCGAAGTTGGGTTTGA
- the hp1bp3 gene encoding heterochromatin protein 1-binding protein 3 has protein sequence MPIRRSAAAPPKEEAPPANAPDGDAPAEGSASAGEKENEKDSPSKPETMEDKKAGGDGEEATADGEEQAKDGEAGEGEKSDEAAAEQGKGKKKKGKDAAKLDKEGDDKGKKVKKKKIPAWATIAANKLGSTSLSQPKVEEIILEAIESCKEDRSGASSIIIMKYVRKKYPAVEMDKRTKNLYKRSLKRMVEKGVVRQLKGKGFSGSFAIGKKPAASALPKETLGESLPLIITRLCEPKEASYILIKKYLEQHFPQLNVDNRPDILKNCLQRSVEKGYLEQITGKGASGTFQLKKAGNKVLMGGGLLEDAVVAAITAMNEPKTCSITILRKFLMEKKEKNAFPVVSHLKRTLQKCKVMGWMEQISGHGLSGSYQLSYPFYPSPAILFPEMVEKLKEKEIKRKRVEVSEESEEESEEESEEESDEEEPPPKKRNQRANQRPASKARQNKRAKPVSRKPAPKKPAPRKAPPPAKKPAAASKAVSKKAPEPVKATPVKKAAPTSKPKTPIAKKMTSRGSKRPAPKAAKKEVESAVKAKPAARKSLRARK, from the exons ATGCCTATTCGCCGCTCAGCTGCAGCCCCACCCAAAGAGGAGGCACCCCCTGCAAATGCCCCTGATGGAG ATGCTCCCGCTGAAGGGTCTGCTTCTGCAGGTGAGAAGGAGAATGAGAAAGACTCACCTTCTAAACCTGAAACCATGGAGGACAAGAAAGCGGGAGGAGATGGAGAGGAGGCGACTGCTGATGGAGAGGAGCAGGCCAAAGATGGAGAGGCTGGAGAGGGAGAGAAATCTGATGAAGCAGCTGCTGAACAAGGGAAGGGCAAGAAGAAAAAAGGAAAGGATGCTGCTAaact TGACAAGGAAGGGGATGACAAAGGGAAGAAGGTGAAAAAGAAGAAGATTCCCGCTTGGGCGACCATTGCCGCCAACAAACTGGGTTCAACCTCACTTTCCCAACCCAAAGTTGAAGAAATCATCCTAGAAGCCATTGAG AGTTGCAAAGAAGACCGCAGTGGTGCTTCTTCAATCATCATTATGAAATACGTCAGGAAGAAGTATCCCGCTGTGGAAATGGACAAAAGGACCAAAAACCTCTACAAGAGGTCTCTGAAGCGAATGGTTGAGAAGGGTGTTGTCAGACAG CTGAAGGGTAAAGGCTTCTCTGGAAGTTTCGCCATTGGGAAG AAGCCAGCTGCGTCTGCTTTACCGAAGGAGACACTGGGAGAGTCTCTGCCTCTGATCATAACCCGTCTCTGTGAACCCAAAGAGGCTTCATACATCCTGATCAAGAAGTACCTGGAGCAACACTTCCCTCAACTCAATGTGGATAACAG GCCCGACATATTGAAGAACTGTCTGCAGAGATCTGTGGAAAAGGGCTACCTGGAGCAGATCACTGGGAAAGGAGCCTCTGGAACATTCCAG ttgaagaaagctggaaataaGGTCCTCATGGGTGGTGGTCTGCTGGAAGACGCTGTTGTGGCCGCCATAACTGCGATGAATGAGCCCAAGACCTGCAGCATCACTATACTGCGCAAATTCCTGATGGAGAAAAAGGAGAAGAACGCCTTTCCAGTGG TGTCTCACCTGAAGAGAACCTTGCAGAAGTGTAAAGTGATGGGATGGATGGAGCAGATTTCTGGTCATGGACTGAGTGGGTCATATCAGCTTAGTTATCCATTTTACCCAAG CCCGGCAATTTTGTTTCCGGAAATGGTGGAAAAGCTTAAAGAGAAGGAAATCAAACGCAAGAGAGTCGAGGTGTCTGAGGAGTCTGAAGAAGAGTCGGAAGAAGAATCTGAAGAAGAATCGGACGAGGAAGAGCCTCCCCCTAAAAAGAG GAACCAGCGTGCAAACCAAAGACCTGCATCTAAAGCTCGTCAAAATAAAAGGGCCAAACCCGTCAGCAGAAAACCTGCTCCGAAGAAACCTGCTCCCAGGAAAGCTCCTCCACCAGCCAAGAAACCAGCCGCTGCCAGCAAAGCAGTGTCTAAAAAGGCACCCGAGCCTGTTAAAGCCACACCAGTCAAAAAAGCTGCTCCGACCAGCAAGCCTAAAACGCCGATAGCCAAAAAGATGACAAGCAGGGGGTCCAAACGGCCAGCACCCAAGGCTGCTAAAAAGGAGGTTGAATCTGCTGTGAAGGCTAAACCTGCAGCCCGCAAGTCACTCCGAGCCCGCAAATGA
- the sh2d5 gene encoding SH2 domain-containing protein 5 isoform X2 yields MGETAGREHGTVTRSAEYIGSFPVDDSCLDDQIQQLHTQLKSLKNCKSKRTVSLRFSVKGVKVYDEDETTLLMAHAMCRVSLSTARPSDAQFAFASHNPGNSDAQLYCHLFRARHARAAQFLNLLLCRCFQLYFLEKHPEEAQEECSGKKPSRAPSLLNQGFPLSVSALVSFRRAPTQGLLPGAKLFSQQSTEQVSSPEEGPTSSPTIVRKMAIRTKELRSGAYRSFTFTPLKQRHLQDKLSAPQEKEQATAKACMSRAPSLAETEEALAQAVWCWAGVSSDCSSSLLADDVLGAFLLCPHPKKPNRGSLIVRFSSGLVTYAIKNSKGKFRLEKCHADFESLAALMEHYTEFGDELECSLSCARVNHCYDWEEMVNKSSRSLQDNKKGTFKSRSWV; encoded by the exons ATGGGTGAGACAGCTGGAAGAGAGCATGGGACTGTTACAAGATCAGCTGAG TACATTGGCTCGTTTCCTGTGGATGACAGTTGTTTGGATGATCAGATTCAACAGCTGCACActcagctgaaatctctcaag AACTGCAAGAGCAAGCGAACCGTGTCTTTGAGATTTTCTGTCAAAGGAGTCAAAGTTTATGATGAAGATGAGACG ACTCTGCTCATGGCTCATGCGATGTGTCGAGTCTCGCTGTCCACCGCCCGTCCATCTGATGCCCAGTTTGCCTTTGCCTCCCATAATCCTGGAAATTCTGATGCCCAGCTCTATTGCCACCTCTTCAGAGCCAGACATGCCCGTGCT GCCCAGTTCCTAAACCTGCTGCTCTGCCGCTGTTTTCAACTGTATTTTCTGgagaagcacccagaggaagctcAGGAGGAGTGTTCAGGGAAAAAGCCAAGTCGAGCTCCATCGTTGCTGAACCAAGGGTTTCCCCTCAGTGTGAGCGCCTTGGTTTCTTTCCGCAGGGCCCCAACTCAAGGCCTGCTGCCAGGGGCTAAG TTGTTTTCACAGCAGAGCACCGAGCAAGTGAGCAGTCCTGAAGAGGGCCCTACTTCCTCTCCAACTATAGTTCGTAAAATGGCGATCCGGACCAAAGAGCTGCGCTCTGGAGCTTATCGCTCTTTTACATTTACCCCCCTCAAACAGCGCCATCTGCAGGACAAACTGAGTGCACCACAAG AAAAGGAACAAGCCACTGCAAAGGCATGCATGTCTCGAGCTCCCAGTTTGGCCGAAACAGAAGAAGCACTGGCTCAAGCTGTGTGGTGTTGGGCTGGCGTGTCTAG CGACTGTAGCTCCTCACTGCTGGCAGATGATGTTTTGGGTGCTTTCCTCCTCTGTCCTCATCCCAAAAAGCCCAACCGTGGGTCTCTCATCGTTCGTTTTTCCTCAGGACTTGTAACTTATGCTATTAAGAATTCCAAAGGGAAGTTCCGGCTTGAG AAGTGCCACGCTGACTTTGAAAGCCTTGCCGCTTTGATGGAGCACTACACAGAGTTCGGTGATGAGCTGGAATGTTCTCTGAGCTGCGCACGCGTCAACCACTGTTACGACTGGGAGGAGATGGTGAATAAGAGTTCACGTTCACTGCAGGACAACAAGAAAGGCACTTTTAAAAGCCGAAGTTGGGTTTGA